GAACGATACTTTTTTTGTCCTCGAGAACCGACAGAACAAGGGATTTGATACACCGCTGCCTGGTAGCGGACTGCTCATCTGGCATATCGACCCGCACTATTCGTCTTACCACAACCGCGTCGATCTCGAGGAAGCCGACGGCTGCGACGATCTCGACAATGGATGGGGTTACCGTCCAGATCCGCATTATTACCATCATGAACTTGGCGATCCTGGCGATCCCTATCCAGGAGACAGCAACAATACTGTGTTCGATTCACTGAGCTATCCTGCAAGCACTGACTATTGGAATCACAATACTCACGTAACGGTCAAAAATATCGTTGTTTCGGGTGATACTGTGATCTGCGACATCATAATCGACCCACTCGCGATCGCTGAAAACCAAACTAGAACAGCAATCCCGCAACTTGCCGTCAGCCCGAATCCGTTTTCGAAGCTGTCGACTCTCAGCTTTAGCATAGAGCAAAGCGCAAAGTGCATAGAGCTCAGAATATATGATACTTCGGGACGTTTGGTCAGGAATTTGTATAACGCCATGTCCTATGCTCCATGCGCTATGCATATTGGTTGGGACGGGACGGACCAAACTAATCGGAAATCGCCCAATGGCGTCTATTTCGTCACGCTGTCAGTTAATGGTCACATCGAAACGCAGAAACTGTTGCTGATCAGGTAAAGGGGACAGGCTACTTTTTGAAGGACTCTGCGGACGTTTGCTACCATCTCATCGGCTAACATATAGAAAACACAACAGCCTGCAATTATATGTGAAAAAGTAGCCTGTCCCCTTTAATCTGTGAGAATGCTGTAAGGCTTTCAATTATGATATATTAGATAACAACAAGGAGGATATAGTCATGAAGATTCATATGGGATTTGCCAAAACCCTCATAGGTGTGTTCACTTTTCTCTTTGTCATGGTTGGTGCGGCTGATGAGATCCATGACGCCTCTCAACAGGGCGACATCGATAGGGTAAAGACTCTTGTGGAAGAGAACGCTGAACTGGTCAATCTTGCCGATGAAACTGGTCACACGCCACTACACTATGCGGCCGCAGGCGGACAGGTGGAAATTGCCAGGTTTTTGATCTCAGAAAAGGCAGATGTTAATGCATTGAACACAGTGAATCAGAGCGTTCTGTTATATGCAGCGTACTTTGGTAATGCCGAAATCACTGAAATGCTCATTGCCGACGGTGCAAGACTCAATGATCAGGATATCTTCGGAAGAAGTCCGCTCCACTATGCGGCAAGACAACGCAGTGTGGATGCGCTGATGTCGCTCATCGACAACAAAGCGAATTTGGACATCCGGGACAGCATTGGCGAGACACCTCTGCATTTTGCCATCCGTTGGGGCTATGACGATATCGCTGCAATGCTGATCGACGGCGGCGCGGATTTGGGCATAACCACAGATGACGGCAAGTCATACCTGCACATGGCAAGCATAAAGGGCTACACGGACGTTGTTGATTTGCTGCTAAAACATGGCGTGCAAGTGAACGTCCAGGACAACGACGGCAAAACACCATTATACTATGCCGCAAAGCATGGCAACAAGAAAGTTGCAGACGTACTCTCGGCGCACGGCGCAAAAGCAAAGGATATAGAAAAGAATTTTGGTCCCTCCCCCCTCCTGAACAAAGAACTCAAAACCAATGAAGCAGTTTTGTGGTATCTCGGACACAGCGGAGTCGCCGTAAAGACCAAAAACAACTTATTGATCTTTGACTATTGGAACTATGGTCAGCAGCCAG
The candidate division WOR-3 bacterium genome window above contains:
- a CDS encoding ankyrin repeat domain-containing protein, translated to MKIHMGFAKTLIGVFTFLFVMVGAADEIHDASQQGDIDRVKTLVEENAELVNLADETGHTPLHYAAAGGQVEIARFLISEKADVNALNTVNQSVLLYAAYFGNAEITEMLIADGARLNDQDIFGRSPLHYAARQRSVDALMSLIDNKANLDIRDSIGETPLHFAIRWGYDDIAAMLIDGGADLGITTDDGKSYLHMASIKGYTDVVDLLLKHGVQVNVQDNDGKTPLYYAAKHGNKKVADVLSAHGAKAKDIEKNFGPSPLLNKELKTNEAVLWYLGHSGVAVKTKNNLLIFDYWNYGQQPDESYLANGHINTDEIKDQNVIVFVTHNHIDHHDSIIYSWHESVPNITYVFGWPDTTDSEHVRLGPRETKKIGEIEVKTIQSPEAEDAGGTFVVWVDGLVIYHQGGYSHDTTQYELFKKDMNYLGEVAKDADILFLRIGNDWQNEEALLTIESVQPKVVFPFHARERESVYKDFAEQATASEVKGQIISAENRGDRYSYTNGSIAK